The segment ACATGGAGGATTCCACCCTTTGCCACTCCCCATATGCCGACACAGTGCCTACCTCTATCATTGCCAAGGTCCTTGAAAAACCAGATAAGGTTTGCAGCATTCAAGCCTCTCGTTCACCTAGCCCACAACCCCAGGAACGTCAGGGCTTTCTTGTGGGCACTAGCCTTGTAGGTAGCACTGAGCGTCTTGGTCTCCGAGCCACTTACAAATCTGATCTGTACAACAGTGACACAGCACTTTATTGCCCTGATGAACGAAGGCGAGAGCGCAGACCTAGCATGGACCTACATGGGCAGCGTAAGGTCTATGAACCGCAGAACTCCACAGATAGCAATCCAGAAGAGGGTTCCATGTCCATACGGCCTAGTTCTTCACAGGACCACTTCCAAAAGTTTACCACCTCTCTGGGAGGTGGTTCCAGCTCCTACTCCAGCTTTAGTGGAGGAGGGTCAGAAGAGAAGGGTCAGGATCCTCATAGTAGTGCTGCATCTTCTCCACGTCACCATGCCCTTTACATGGAGTGGAGGGATGGTGTTGAATTTGAGCACAAAAGTGACTCCTCCTGGGAGAGGGAGAGTCAAAGTGCCTTTACTATGGCCCATAAATTTCAACCAACTGAGTCCAGCCATCATCAAAATGGTAGCTCACCCATCTACAGCAGAACCATGTCCTCTTGTTATAGTGAACCCTATGAGCCCCTGCCACCTTCAACCTCACCGAGTATCACCTATGGAGACAGTCGTCGTGGAAGTGCTTTTGCTCCTGAGGAAGAAGAGCTGATTGGTCGATGGAGGCAACTTAGTGTGGAGGACTTGGGTGCTCACACATACCGAAGTCAAGGGCGGGCCTCACCATACAGTATCTCTGAGCAGCACTTCTCTGTCAGACCTGCTAAAATTCGTCTTGGTCCTCTCTACAGTAGCTTTCAAGAGGGTACTGATTTATACCATCATGCAGTGGTTATAGACCCTTTCTCCAGCCCCAGTCCTGAGTTCAGTCCAAGTCTATGTCAACAACAAAGTCAGTCTCATCTGTACCGCTCCAAGGAGGACAGCCAAGAGTCTGAGCACAGTCTCTTTAGCCCAAAAGAATGTGGAGTAGCAGCTGGAGGCCAGACAACAGAGTATGTTGACGAAAGTCCCAACAGCTCAAATGAGTCGCTGGATCATGGCTCTCTGGAGATGGCTACTGATCTCCAGCATTATCAATCTGAGAAGCGCAGTGTGTCCCCTCAGGGAACCATCCCACCACCTCCTCCACAACAACCGTACCAAACATTTGGCACACTAGGACTGTCACGCAAGGACAGTCTCACCAAGGCACAGCTCTATGGTACATTACTAAACTGAAACCAAATAGTATGGTTACCCCTTCTTCTAAGTAGGTTTTGAATGTGAGGCTACAGTAAGAGCCAAATGCAATTTGGAATGTCAATATTTTCaatgtatgtgattttttttctgttacagtgctttttaaagattaaaaactGATCTgctcacattttttaattttattatggaGCTCTAACTTTTAGTACTATTTGTATAGCctgttttgaatgtttattaATGGTCCTGTATGGTTTGTGAGACAGTTGGAAACATCGCACGATATTGAGAGAGGCTAAtttcatgtattcatttatttttcatttattatcataatattttgaatgaatgaTCGGTACAtgctgtattaaaataaatgttaattttaacaagaaatgtattttttattatagaatTTATCAATAGCTGTGTTTATTGTAAACTATGCTTTGTCTAtaactgtttaataaatgttactttatgaagtgaaaaatatacataattgtaaatcatatacagttttttcaattgctaacaAGCGCTAACCAATACTTGAGTTCACCAAGTACTTTTTCTAAACTCTTaacacattaacaaaaaatagCAAAATAGCACATTTTCTGCCCAAAACCAAAACTTTACATAAATGTCTTTTTCAAAACTCTCTCAAAACACAGCACACCCAAATCAAAATAGAGTAATTCGGTCAAAACATTAGCACAAGTTCCCTTTCTGTAggtctcttgacgttgtgttGAACCGACAGATCACTTCGGCTTGTTTAGAAAAAGGTCAATGAAATTgacgaattaaatttgcatgccggactccacccccggatatccgggtataaaagggagacggtgtgctgcattcattcaccttttgttctgcAGAGCCTTCACACATGATAGACTTCGATGCAATACACTCATCTAGGAGGGGGGATTGACACTATGGTTGCCTCAAGTGTTGGGTTACCAGCACGCAGGGGCAGCCGTTGTGGATAAGTTCTGCCCGCACTGCAAGTGGTTCACGATTCAGACGTTGTGTCACTGGCAGCTGTGTTCCCACGGGCCTGCAGCCCTGCTGTCCACTACAGCGAGCACCAAGGGTGATGTGAGGATTACTGTGAGCATTAAATCCGTCAGCCACTGGCTCGCGGACCGTTCGTACTTCGTCtcgtctgaccgttccccaagaGACGGTCCCACAGTCTCGTTCCTCAACCATGTATCAGAAAGGGTGCGTGAGGATGAGATTACCCTTGTAGCATTGGGGGGGTGACTTACTGGCATCTGGCTCCGACGATTCCTTTTCCAGGGCCGCCGCGAGCATTGGGTTGGTCGATCCGGCACGGTTCCTGCCCCATCCCAAAAGCCCACTTGCCCACGGTGCGTTGAGCTGCATCGCCAGGCAGGCAAATCAGCAGAGCCAATCTCCTCCCCAGGGGCCTCCCCACAGGGAGACATCCGCACTGCCAGCCATCGAACCGACCCCTGGGAGGACGATGAAACAGATCGTAACCCTAGTCCCCAGGTCACGGTGGGCCAATTCGCCAGACCATCGCCCAAGTTTCGAGGCATCCTATCAACCTCAATCAGAGGTAGAGATGCTACCATACTACGGGCCAAGGTCACCACCCTGTTGGTGAATGCGATCGAGCCCGTCCCTCTGGCTGAGATGTTCAATGGGTTTTACAGCCCATACTTCATCATCACCAAAAAGGCGGGAGGTTAAGCCCCATCCTAGATCTGCGTACCCTAAACAGGCACCTGcacaagctgcctttcaggatgctcacgcagaagCGCAGCCTGGCGTCTATCagatgtcaggattggttcctggcaatcgacctgaaggacgcttactttcatgtcttgATTCTACCTCGCCAtcggccgttcctacggttcgctttcgGGGGTTGGGCATATCAgtagagtcctccctttcggtctgtccctgtccccactAGTCTTTAGGAAGATCGTGGAGGCCGCCCTCAGTCCCTTCAGGGACAGAGGTGTGCGGGTAGAAAAATTTAGACTACTGGCTTATCTTTGCACACTctcgagatctgttgtgtacacacgGGGACCTTGTtgtccggcacctagatcgatttgGACTTTGCAAAACACCCTCTTTCTCgctatggaactcaactctgtctcaATAACAGCGCGCCTGAGCACAGAAGtaagtgttgaactgcctgaaaCATTTCAAGCAGTTAGCAgtcccctgaaacaatttcagagtcTCCTGGGCATGGCATCCTTGACGGGACAAATATCCCTCGGGTTGATACACATGAGACCGCTGCAGCACTGGCTACAGTGTCGAGTTCGATgtagagcgtggcacaccggcagcagccGTATGGTCATTACGCCTCTATGCAACACAccctaaccccctggtcttcAAAGACAAACTCTTTAAGGGTATAGATTCACTGGCAGacatctggcagacatctgcctggcagacatctgcagagctgcgggttgAGCTACgcccaacaccttcgcaaggttatACAACCTCCGCGTAGaaccggtgtcagcccacgtcttgcatggcaacatgtaggactggcagcCGGTAGGGCGTATGTCTGTGAAGGCACCACTCCCCCTTCCATAGGTGGGTCTGAGTGCTACTTAGCCTCCATTTTTTCCCCCAAGGGGcgaagaacaggcattccatccatcactaagcaagcacctcctgcaggcgggctgggcagagcagccctgccccttAGGCTGGGTACCTTCTGAGTTATCGACATATAGCTGCTACCGGACGTTGTAACTCTAatgattggttcccaccttggcaacccatgaccttccataggtggacctccacctcgcggttcaCCACTTCAGTCCACTTCAGTCCACTTCACCACTTCATATTTTTCCTATGAGCTCTCCCCTGACGGTGAGACTATGCGGGTGTCTCCACTGGAACTCCTCCCGATGGTAGGAAGTGCTCTCTATAGTGCATTCCCCATTCGAGGAGACCCGGATATCCAGGGGCGTAGTCCAACATGTAAATTTAATTTGCTAATTTCATTGGATTTTACTAAAGTCGAAGTGAtgggttctcaagggcgaaccccatctgttggttGCATCAGgaaactgaggttacatatgtaaccaagacgtaTTTTATCCAACAGGATCATATTGTCAGTCATATTGCATAGGCGTCAAAATGCTCATAATCAATggcattacaaaaactccaTTACTTTCAGTTTGACCTCAATAGAACAgaagtaatttaaaaaaaatattcagtcACTTGTAAACACTCTTTTTTTAAAATTGTGCTGTAATATAGTCTTGTCCGTATCATTTCTGTATCACACTTTCTCTGTGTGGATTCACTTTGGAATAACACTTCATTCAACAAATCATtcataaaacatatacatttgagcttgattaattatatttttacacaaacaacataCACATCTCTGTTACCAATGAACActtaaattttgtttcattaatcTACCTTTCCCATACAATTACAGCAAAAGTGACAGAAGTGCAAACCTTACAATTTAACCCACAGGTGGGGTTTATTGTAAAAGACTGAGGCTTAGATGTAACACTTGCTAGAAAATGtatcaatataattttttctaaaaattAAAGAAGGAAATTGTTTGTACCTCCGTCTATAATGCCGctgtgtacattttatttcaaagccTAGTTAACATTTGCTAGAAGTGGCTGTCCTATTTCAATAAAGTGCTGCATTTTATATACTAAAAGGTTGGATTTGGTGACTTACACACCTGAGAAATATGATGAAAAAACTTTCATGCGAACAAAATACTGTTTGTCCAGTATCTCCATGCATACACatcaaaaacacatcaaaagctcacagaagacagacatctGACAGCTAGAGAAAAATACCAAAACTCAAATTGCTCAACTCTAAATACTTATCCAAAACATCCATGTTACATTTAACCTTGCATTACTTTGTGCCTCGCATACCTCTAGTATATGAACTACATAGTGAAGGAATCATTAGTACTTtataaaatctacaaaaataaGTAAGTGACAGAATTGCTGCAATAAAGGCTTTATTAGCATAATGCAATTGCTGTTAGTAGTGAGAATGGATGCTCTTTGGTTCAAATAGAGCTAACAAAAAAGAGCAGGGGTTTAAGATATTCAGCATTTGGCTGTATTATGATCATATAATGGAAAAACTATAAATCTGGCTGAGATTGAGACCGCATCAACTATTTCTCAATTATCACCAATTAGATTCTTATTAGCTCTTTTACCCTAAGATGCTGTTGTTGCAGAATAAAAGCTTTTATACTATATTTAGGGAACATGAGGTCATAATTTTTGCAAAGCTGTgttaaagcatttgtaaaaaaagagaAGGGAGATCCATGATTTCGGAATGGAGAAAGCCTGTGTTAAAAGAAAATTAAGCATTTTAGAGACATGTTAATCAATTGAATATTGTGTGAAAACTACATGAATTGTGTTAATGGAATGGTTACCGCAGACGGGTGTTGTGCTAATTGTGTTCAGAGTTTTGAAAATACAGATTGGTTAAAGGGATGTAAGCAATTAAAATAAAGGGGAAAATTGCTATAAATACAGTGAGGCAATCAGCACAATCATACATGCtgcattaaaattataatgCCTAAAATTATTCATGATAATAATTTGAGATTTTACTAAAATTCATTGATGGATccttttgaagattttttttaaatatccttAGCGTGTTTAACCTCCAAATGTATATGGAATTTATTGAAAATGCTTAGACTCCTGATGTTTTTAATTGGCTAGTGGAATTTATGAGTTTTTTTTGAGGACTTATTTTGTTCCACGGTGCTGTATGTCCCTCCCTTAGGCCCTTTCTACCTCATGATTTCTCCTTCTTTTCTCTTTCACTCACCTGGGATTGTGTGTCTGTTGACACAATGATGCATGCATTTTCTTCTGTTTGACTTTATCAAATAAAGCACAAGAGTTGCACCACATCTGCTGTTGTGATgtattgaaaataattgtagATTAGGGGCCTTTCACATAAGCAAAGATGGTGCACAGCTAGATTAAATTGACATCGGAGTTCAAGTCATTCGAATGATGTGACCCCTTTTTGAATTTGTGTGGGCACCAGCGAACAATATCCAAGTCTGCCTAAAAAGGGTGGTCTGGGATACGGTTTATGTTGTTGGGGATTTACAGTAAACGACCCGTATACCAGTTATGAATGAGTGAAGACAAGAAGAGAGTATCTCCTCCCTCTTTTTAAAGTACAAGTGGTGTCCCTCATTCATTTCTTCATTAATAGTCCTTCATGGCATGCATTTTAATCTCAGAGAGACAATCTCAGTGACTAAAAtgtcatatgtgcttttatagaggatcctgtatgtgaaagtgacctatttgtcagatatgacccatacccgaaatgtgacctctgcatttaacccatccagagagtggtgaacacacgcacagcaagtggtgaacacataTACACCTGGAGCAGTGGGAGATATCACTGCAGTGCCCGAGGGgaaagtaggggtaaggtgtatagctcaagggcacctcagtcgttacccgttGGCCCTGAGAATCCAACCTGCAACCTTCTgatcacgagtccgactctctaaccattagacCACGACTGtgaagaggctgcattaattcatatGGATGTTCTTTGATTTCAGGACCCGagtggaattttgtcatttccctgtgcatttttaataaaactgtaccatttttctttacagtgaattagatatatcaaaatatatcttatCCATCCTGACATGAATAACATTAGCCATCGTGGCTGTGTATAACATCAGAGCAGATTCTTTCCCTTACATGTTCtaacaagtgtttgttttctattgAGGATAAGAAATCACTcaaaaatgtgtgcaaaaaagtgcattattaaataaataaaaaaatacagacaaatTCAGTgataaaagtaattcattaataaaaaaaaaaaaactttagatGTGCAGCCATTCCCACCCAAAACTGCTCCAAGCAGGGTTCAAACAGATGATCAATCTGACTTTGACACAAGAGTCTGACACACTAACAAGTGTCTAAACAACATAACGTACTCATGACGAGTGAGaacataagatttttttattcttttgtatttatttctgttgtttcaaccatttattaattaatttacttattaatttgtttgtttattgttacatttatcttttaatcaatttaaactTAAGACATTTAGAAATTTAAGCACATTAGTAAATCCACTTTATGCAGAGCGGAAAGTGTGCCTCGCTCTCAAGCGCTTTCTGCCACCATGTTAATTTTttggtgccgttgccatggtgaaatGTAATATTGGAGCTCCATTGATCGTGACTTGTCGAGGTCAGAATGATGCTCTATATTTGGTAAACACGAAGAAGTAGAAGTTAATTTAGTGATCGATAAACACAAAGGAACTGTTTATCTAAAATTATCACCACAATCTCTTACAGTTTTTCTGATTTGCCAAAACACATCTTGAAAAACAAATCTTGAAATAACTCTCACTTTCTCAGTAAACTgaaacagtaaacacaaaccCCAAAATTCAAGCTACAATTTGAACCATTGATtcaataaatgacaaataacaCACAAAGCCAGCCAATGCATAAACACTTCAAAGCGATCATTACTCATTACATAAGTATAAAACACTACACTTTTGTGCAGAGCAGGGGTATTTTCACATTTCTGCActtaaaacacaatgaaaatcTGCACCAGACTTTTCCCCACAATAATTGTACTAAAGTAAACAATGTGTAAATCAGTCATTCTGCCTAACCATCATGCCTTTGGGCATTGTCAGGCCAAAGAACTTCATCTATATCACAGGCAATCCATCTACCTTGCTAAACAATGGGGAAATAACCCTTTAGCATGCCAAACGATTTGTGTCAAAGAGGAACGATGGCGTCGGGTTGTTTGCTG is part of the Triplophysa dalaica isolate WHDGS20190420 chromosome 13, ASM1584641v1, whole genome shotgun sequence genome and harbors:
- the si:dkey-174m14.3 gene encoding brain-enriched guanylate kinase-associated protein isoform X3; the protein is MKKIYIGKTALKTSRNGCKHQKKSSLQEQKEDLRKRLSYTTHKLELLEREFDSTRQYLETELRRAQEELDKFTDKLRRIQSSYSALQRINQDLEDKIHQNLPTEFQERVSLHMEDSTLCHSPYADTVPTSIIAKVLEKPDKVCSIQASRSPSPQPQERQGFLVGTSLVGSTERLGLRATYKSDLYNSDTALYCPDERRRERRPSMDLHGQRKVYEPQNSTDSNPEEGSMSIRPSSSQDHFQKFTTSLGGGSSSYSSFSGGGSEEKGQDPHSSAASSPRHHALYMEWRDGVEFEHKSDSSWERESQSAFTMAHKFQPTESSHHQNGSSPIYSRTMSSCYSEPYEPLPPSTSPSITYGDSRRGSAFAPEEEELIGRWRQLSVEDLGAHTYRSQGRASPYSISEQHFSVRPAKIRLGPLYSSFQEGTDLYHHAVVIDPFSSPSPEFSPSLCQQQSQSHLYRSKEDSQESEHSLFSPKECGVAAGGQTTEYVDESPNSSNESLDHGSLEMATDLQHYQSEKRSVSPQGTIPPPPPQQPYQTFGTLGLSRKDSLTKAQLYGTLLN
- the si:dkey-174m14.3 gene encoding brain-enriched guanylate kinase-associated protein isoform X2, with the protein product MQTTSSLQEQKEDLRKRLSYTTHKLELLEREFDSTRQYLETELRRAQEELDKFTDKLRRIQSSYSALQRINQDLEDKIHQNSQTHDDEKRALSREIIVLNNHLKEAKMTIEKLREDNDLYRKDCNLAAQLLQCNKSHYRAQLSELPTEFQERVSLHMEDSTLCHSPYADTVPTSIIAKVLEKPDKVCSIQASRSPSPQPQERQGFLVGTSLVGSTERLGLRATYKSDLYNSDTALYCPDERRRERRPSMDLHGQRKVYEPQNSTDSNPEEGSMSIRPSSSQDHFQKFTTSLGGGSSSYSSFSGGGSEEKGQDPHSSAASSPRHHALYMEWRDGVEFEHKSDSSWERESQSAFTMAHKFQPTESSHHQNGSSPIYSRTMSSCYSEPYEPLPPSTSPSITYGDSRRGSAFAPEEEELIGRWRQLSVEDLGAHTYRSQGRASPYSISEQHFSVRPAKIRLGPLYSSFQEGTDLYHHAVVIDPFSSPSPEFSPSLCQQQSQSHLYRSKEDSQESEHSLFSPKECGVAAGGQTTEYVDESPNSSNESLDHGSLEMATDLQHYQSEKRSVSPQGTIPPPPPQQPYQTFGTLGLSRKDSLTKAQLYGTLLN
- the si:dkey-174m14.3 gene encoding brain-enriched guanylate kinase-associated protein isoform X4 gives rise to the protein MTIEKLREDNDLYRKDCNLAAQLLQCNKSHYRAQLSELPTEFQERVSLHMEDSTLCHSPYADTVPTSIIAKVLEKPDKVCSIQASRSPSPQPQERQGFLVGTSLVGSTERLGLRATYKSDLYNSDTALYCPDERRRERRPSMDLHGQRKVYEPQNSTDSNPEEGSMSIRPSSSQDHFQKFTTSLGGGSSSYSSFSGGGSEEKGQDPHSSAASSPRHHALYMEWRDGVEFEHKSDSSWERESQSAFTMAHKFQPTESSHHQNGSSPIYSRTMSSCYSEPYEPLPPSTSPSITYGDSRRGSAFAPEEEELIGRWRQLSVEDLGAHTYRSQGRASPYSISEQHFSVRPAKIRLGPLYSSFQEGTDLYHHAVVIDPFSSPSPEFSPSLCQQQSQSHLYRSKEDSQESEHSLFSPKECGVAAGGQTTEYVDESPNSSNESLDHGSLEMATDLQHYQSEKRSVSPQGTIPPPPPQQPYQTFGTLGLSRKDSLTKAQLYGTLLN
- the si:dkey-174m14.3 gene encoding brain-enriched guanylate kinase-associated protein isoform X1, coding for MKKIYIGKTALKTSRNGCKHQKKSSLQEQKEDLRKRLSYTTHKLELLEREFDSTRQYLETELRRAQEELDKFTDKLRRIQSSYSALQRINQDLEDKIHQNSQTHDDEKRALSREIIVLNNHLKEAKMTIEKLREDNDLYRKDCNLAAQLLQCNKSHYRAQLSELPTEFQERVSLHMEDSTLCHSPYADTVPTSIIAKVLEKPDKVCSIQASRSPSPQPQERQGFLVGTSLVGSTERLGLRATYKSDLYNSDTALYCPDERRRERRPSMDLHGQRKVYEPQNSTDSNPEEGSMSIRPSSSQDHFQKFTTSLGGGSSSYSSFSGGGSEEKGQDPHSSAASSPRHHALYMEWRDGVEFEHKSDSSWERESQSAFTMAHKFQPTESSHHQNGSSPIYSRTMSSCYSEPYEPLPPSTSPSITYGDSRRGSAFAPEEEELIGRWRQLSVEDLGAHTYRSQGRASPYSISEQHFSVRPAKIRLGPLYSSFQEGTDLYHHAVVIDPFSSPSPEFSPSLCQQQSQSHLYRSKEDSQESEHSLFSPKECGVAAGGQTTEYVDESPNSSNESLDHGSLEMATDLQHYQSEKRSVSPQGTIPPPPPQQPYQTFGTLGLSRKDSLTKAQLYGTLLN